A window of the Candidatus Tisiphia endosymbiont of Dascillus cervinus genome harbors these coding sequences:
- a CDS encoding FAD-dependent monooxygenase, with translation MEKQIIILGCGFSGMLTALSFAKEDIKTTILEYQSINSDNFCTDIRTTALTPASMQFLRGLNVWFEIEKIASKMLDVYVVDNKAPEMLCMSNIKGNDALGYIVKNSEFKKILLANVRKNPLIKVIDQCDYKKVDSKPDHSTIYLDDNKTMNSDLLIVCDGRNSKVRQYYFFNKIEKTYNQIALTFDIKHEKDHENCAIEHFMPSGPFAILPLRDQKASSIIWTTGQEQAALLMSLPKEEFEYLVSKNCGNSLGSIALDSTISSFPLKARIASKYFYNKIAVVADSAHTIHPLAGQALNQGIKDIETLTQLVASSAISTGMLERYQKLRQNDNFHMYMITESLNSIFSNHSKPLWYLRRLGLKTIDNIQPIKNLLVEYAMGRR, from the coding sequence ATGGAAAAACAAATAATAATATTGGGTTGTGGTTTCAGTGGTATGCTTACGGCATTATCATTTGCGAAAGAGGATATTAAGACTACCATCCTTGAGTATCAATCGATAAATTCTGATAATTTTTGTACTGATATCAGAACGACCGCCTTAACCCCTGCTTCTATGCAGTTTCTAAGAGGTCTTAATGTATGGTTTGAGATTGAGAAGATAGCTAGCAAAATGTTGGACGTCTATGTTGTTGATAATAAAGCACCAGAGATGCTATGTATGTCAAATATTAAGGGAAATGATGCATTAGGTTATATAGTAAAAAATAGTGAATTTAAAAAAATATTACTAGCAAATGTTAGAAAAAACCCTTTGATTAAGGTAATTGATCAGTGTGATTATAAAAAAGTTGATAGTAAACCTGATCATTCAACCATATATCTAGATGACAATAAGACTATGAATAGTGACTTATTGATTGTTTGTGATGGACGTAATTCTAAAGTTCGTCAATATTATTTTTTTAATAAAATAGAGAAAACCTATAACCAAATCGCCTTAACGTTTGATATTAAGCATGAGAAAGATCACGAAAATTGTGCTATTGAACATTTTATGCCATCTGGTCCTTTTGCCATTTTACCTCTCAGAGACCAAAAGGCCTCATCTATAATATGGACTACTGGGCAAGAGCAGGCTGCATTATTGATGAGCTTACCAAAGGAAGAATTTGAGTATTTAGTAAGTAAAAATTGTGGGAATTCTTTAGGGTCTATTGCTTTAGATAGTACTATTAGCTCTTTTCCTTTAAAGGCTCGTATAGCTAGTAAATATTTTTATAATAAAATAGCAGTTGTGGCAGATAGTGCCCATACAATTCATCCTCTAGCTGGTCAGGCTTTGAATCAAGGAATAAAGGATATTGAAACTTTAACTCAATTAGTGGCTAGTAGTGCTATAAGTACAGGAATGCTAGAACGATATCAAAAATTAAGACAAAATGATAATTTTCATATGTATATGATTACTGAAAGCTTAAATAGTATTTTCTCAAACCATTCAAAACCCTTGTGGTATCTAAGACGTTTGGGGCTTAAAACTATTGATAATATACAGCCTATTAAGAATTTGTTAGTAGAGTATGCCATGGGTCGTAGATAA
- a CDS encoding monovalent cation/H+ antiporter complex subunit F, with product MINFYLVINILFIGLMIYLLLKNVNIFVKLLVLNSLTSIITLFICFLGSFKMNNCYLDIAIIYFLLSFIASGAYLKYFINQSNNVM from the coding sequence ATGATAAATTTTTATTTAGTTATCAATATTTTGTTTATTGGTTTAATGATCTATTTATTACTTAAAAATGTAAATATTTTTGTCAAACTCTTAGTGCTAAATAGTTTAACTAGTATAATAACCTTATTCATTTGTTTTCTTGGTTCATTTAAAATGAATAATTGTTATCTAGACATTGCTATAATTTATTTTCTCTTAAGTTTTATAGCAAGTGGAGCATATTTAAAGTATTTTATCAATCAATCTAATAATGTGATGTGA